Below is a genomic region from Microbacterium esteraromaticum.
ACACGACGCGATCCGCGCGCTCCACTCGGCCGGGAGTGAGCCCGCGAAGTGCGGTTTCGGTTAGGTGAACGTAGCTGCGCCGTTTGTCGGCCTCCGAGCGGGAACGCGAGACCATCCCCACGGACTCCAGCACATTCAGATGATGTGTGACGAGGTTGGAGGGAAGGCCCAACGCCACCCCGATTTCGGTGGGGGAGAGGTCGCCCAGCGTGAGACGGTCGACGATCCGTAGGCGAGATGGGTCACCCAGCGCGGCGTGCTTTGCCGCGCGCGCCTCCACCTGATCAGTTCGTTCAGTGTTCATTGTTTCAATCTTGACTGAACTACCCCTCTCGGGTCAAGATAAGCCGACATGAACATTGCTACCCGCTCCCAGTCCGAGCCCGCGCGACCTCACATGCTGCGCCGAACTGCTGCCGAGTTCCTTGGAACGGGCCTGCTCGTCACGATCGTTGTGGGTTCCGGCATCGCTGCGCAGCGCCTCTCGCCGGATGACGTCGGCCTCCAACTGCTGGAGAACAGCCTGACCACCGCGCTCGGCCTGACGGTCCTGATCCTCATGCTGGGCCCCGTGTCTGGCGCGCACTTCAACCCCGTGGTGTCGATCGCAGATTGGCTGCTCGGACGCCGCGCCGGGACGGGACTCCCGCTGCGCGACCTCACCCCGTACCTGCTCGCGCAAGTTCTCGGCGGGATCGCCGGAACGTTCTTGGCGGGAGTGATGTTCGACGCCGCCCCCGCGCTCTCATCGAACGACCGCGCGACCGATGGCCACCTGGTCGGGGAGGTGGTCGCCACCGCGGGACTTGTGCTGTTGATCTTCGCGCTCGCGCGCACGGGCAAGGGATCGACCACGGCGGCCGCGGTCGGCGCGTACATCGGCGCGGCGTACTGGTTCACAAGCTCTACGTCGTTCGCGAATCCCGCGGTGACGATCGCCCGCATGTTCACCGACACCTTTGCCGGCATTGCGCCCGCCTCTGTCGCGCCGTTCATCGCTGCACAGCTCGTCGGGGCTGCGATCGGCCTCGCTGTGCTGCTCACCCTCTACCCGACCGCCTCCCGCACGGCCGGCGACGTCGTGGTCCCTCAGCAACTCGAAAACCAGCCCTGAAAGGCACCCTCATGCATCTTGTAGCGATCGGCGGAAGCGACGCTGGAATCTCCACCGCCCTCCGGGCCCGCGAACTCGACCCGTCCGTCGACGTCACCGTTGTCGTGGCCGATGCGTATCCGAACTTCTCGATCTGCGGCATCCCGTACTACTTCTCCCGCGAGGTGCAGCCCTGGCAGTCGCTCGCCCACCGCACCCACGCGGATCTCGAAGCCACCGGCATGAACCTCCGTCTGGACACCCTCGCCACGGGTATCGACGTCGACAGCCGACGACTCACGGTCCGCGACGCGCACGGCAGCGAATCAACGATCGCGTACGACGAACTCATGGTCGGCACCGGAGCATCCCCGTCAATCGCCGGCATCGCAGGCCTCGACCAGCTCGGCCCCGACGACGGCGTGCACCTGCTGCACTCGATGGGCGACACCTTCGCGCTCGAGAAGTACCTCGACGAACATCAGCCCGAGACGGCAATCATCGTCGGAGCTGGCTACGTCGGCCTCGAAATGGCCGAAGCCCTGACCGTGCGGGGCCTCCAGGTCACCCAGCTGCAGCGCGGCCCCGAAGTCCTCTCCACCCTCGATCCCGAACTCGGCTCCCTCGTCCACGACGAACTCACCCGACACGGCGTCGACGTCCTCACCGGCACGCGCGTCGAAGCCGTCGCCCGTGAAGCCGGACGGATCGCCGTCACCGGCACCCGTGACGGCGAAGCATTCTCCCGCAACGCTGACGTGGTCCTCGTCGTCGTCGGCGTGCGACCCAACACCAGCCTCCTCACCGCAGCCGGCGCAACCACGGGAGCGGGCGGCGCTGTCGTCGTCGACGAACAGATGCGCACCGGCCTGCCGAACGTGTGGGCGGCCGGCGACGGGGTGGTCACCCATCACCGCCTGCTCGGCGTCACATACCTTCCTCTCGGCACCACGGCGCATAAGCAAGGGCGCGTCGCAGGGGAGAACGCGATCGGCGGCGACACCCGATTTGCAGGGAGCCTCGGCACGCAGGTCGTGAAGGTCTTCGACGTCGTGGCCGCACGCACGGGGCTCCGCGACCACGAAGCCACAGCCGCCAGCTTCGCCCCGCACAGTCACACCGCGATCGCGGACGACCACAAACGGTACTACCCGGGCGCCACGCCCATCAGCATCCGCATCACCGGAGACACCAACGACGGCCGTCTGCTCGGCGCGCAGCTCGTCGGCACCCGCGGTGCCGAAATCTCCAAGCGCGTCGACACCTACGCCACGGCTCTGCACCACGGCATGACTGTCGCGGCGATGAGTGACCTCGACCTGTCGTACACGCCCCCGCTCGGCTCACCGTGGGACGCCGTGCAGGTCGCAACCCAGGCGTGGGAGCGGGAAACGCGCCGGTCGGCATCTGCGCTGCGACAGCCTGCTGCTTAGGATCGCTCTGACGTGGGGATACTCCGGGCCCACCAACGACGCTGGAAGCCTTACTCGAGTCCTCTTTCGACGATCGCGATTGGTCACCGATGGCTGTATAGTTCAGTACGTGCTGACTATTGCTTCCCGTATCGATGTAATGAACCGGCTTGGCCGGGCGATGGCCGATCCGACGCGCTCCCGGATCCTGATGACCCTGCTCCAGGGGCCCAGCTATCCGGCCGTCCTCTCGCGCGATCTGGTACTCACTCGTTCGAACGTGTCGAACCACCTGACGTGCCTGCGCGATTGCGGAATCGTCGTCGCGGAACCAGAAGGCCGCCAGACTCGCTATGAGATCGCCGATCCGCACCTCGCTGCTGCCCTCATTGCGCTGGTGGATGTGACGCTGGCTGTGGATGAGCACGCGCCGTGCGTGGACTCAGCGTGTACGGTGGCCGGTTGCTGTGCGACGGGGGTGGACGCGTGAGCGCGGCGTGTGGCTGCGAGCACGAGCCTGCCAGCGCGGTGGACGAGGAAATCGAAGAGGCCGAGCGCCCCTGGTGGAAAGACCGCGGAGTTCTGGTGCCGGTTTTCTCCGGGGTCGCGTTCCTGGCCGGCCTGATCTTGGAGTGGTCTGGCCAGGAGATCCCCGCGCTGGTGCTGTTCTGGGTCGGTCTGCTGCTGGGTGCCTCGACGTTTACGCCGGGAGCGGTTCGAAAGCTGTTCAAGGGCAAGCTGGGCATCGGTCTGCTGATGACGATCAGCGCCATCGGTGCAGTCATCCTCGGCTACGTGGAGGAGGCCGCAGCTCTCGCGTTCCTGTACTCGATCGCTGAGGCGCTCGAGGACAAGGCGATGGACCGTGCCCGCGGCGGCCTGCGCGCACTGCTCAAGCTCGTACCGGAAACAGCCACGATCCTGCAGGGCGACACTACTGTGCAGGTGCAGGCGAGAGAGCTGACGGTCGGCCAGGTCATGGTGGTCCGGCCGGGCGAGCGGATCGCGACCGATGGGGTCGTGCGTTCTGGTCGCTCGAGCCTGGATACCTCGGCGATCACCGGCGAATCGATCCCGGTAGAGGTGGAGCCCGGCGATGCGGTGTCGGCGGGTGCGA
It encodes:
- a CDS encoding MIP/aquaporin family protein — encoded protein: MNIATRSQSEPARPHMLRRTAAEFLGTGLLVTIVVGSGIAAQRLSPDDVGLQLLENSLTTALGLTVLILMLGPVSGAHFNPVVSIADWLLGRRAGTGLPLRDLTPYLLAQVLGGIAGTFLAGVMFDAAPALSSNDRATDGHLVGEVVATAGLVLLIFALARTGKGSTTAAAVGAYIGAAYWFTSSTSFANPAVTIARMFTDTFAGIAPASVAPFIAAQLVGAAIGLAVLLTLYPTASRTAGDVVVPQQLENQP
- a CDS encoding FAD-dependent oxidoreductase; this encodes MHLVAIGGSDAGISTALRARELDPSVDVTVVVADAYPNFSICGIPYYFSREVQPWQSLAHRTHADLEATGMNLRLDTLATGIDVDSRRLTVRDAHGSESTIAYDELMVGTGASPSIAGIAGLDQLGPDDGVHLLHSMGDTFALEKYLDEHQPETAIIVGAGYVGLEMAEALTVRGLQVTQLQRGPEVLSTLDPELGSLVHDELTRHGVDVLTGTRVEAVAREAGRIAVTGTRDGEAFSRNADVVLVVVGVRPNTSLLTAAGATTGAGGAVVVDEQMRTGLPNVWAAGDGVVTHHRLLGVTYLPLGTTAHKQGRVAGENAIGGDTRFAGSLGTQVVKVFDVVAARTGLRDHEATAASFAPHSHTAIADDHKRYYPGATPISIRITGDTNDGRLLGAQLVGTRGAEISKRVDTYATALHHGMTVAAMSDLDLSYTPPLGSPWDAVQVATQAWERETRRSASALRQPAA
- the cmtR gene encoding Cd(II)/Pb(II)-sensing metalloregulatory transcriptional regulator CmtR — its product is MLTIASRIDVMNRLGRAMADPTRSRILMTLLQGPSYPAVLSRDLVLTRSNVSNHLTCLRDCGIVVAEPEGRQTRYEIADPHLAAALIALVDVTLAVDEHAPCVDSACTVAGCCATGVDA